The Papilio machaon chromosome 15, ilPapMach1.1, whole genome shotgun sequence region ATGTATCAATAAGGTTTTGGATTTCAATGAAAGCTTTCAATACTTGATTACTAAATAGCTTCATATCCGCGTAACATTTATGTTGCAACGCTAATATGCGTAAATTGAAACGTAACATTTCTCCATTAACACCAACAGGCCATTCTTCTAAGcattttaatgcattttcttttaagttttCCTCGTGATTGTAAGACTCAGTGGAACCGTTTCCTTCCCTTTTCTTCGTTGGTGTTATTTTAGCTTTTTCACTATTTTCCTTACTTATAAGCGATCGGAAAGATTCGCCCAAATCTTTCAcaatttttgtagcaaatttTACGttgttttctattataaaattaaatggattGTTGTCGAAATCAAATTCAATGCTCTTTATGAATAATTCTTGAAAGAcagcttttaaatgtttgtacaatttttCATCTCCACCTTTCTTACTAGAATGAGAGCTTTCCGTTTCTCGGTATATCTTTGTTAAATCTTTAGAAGAAAGTCTATCAGAAGGCGGTGCACCTCTTAGcatagtaatataaaaatcgttTAGTATTTGAAACGTCATAATTGATCTGAAAGATATAAACTTTTCTTAGAGCAGTCGTCATTGTatgttattaaactatttagTTTCTAACTAAACTAGAAACTCTAAAAGTAACTATCAAGTAAATGCAGATGTTGTTTTAGTCaaaaagttgatttttttggttttgtaattttaatcagAAATATTAGTGGAAATTTGTCATTATAATATTCTaccaaaaattgttttcaacgcaatacaaaaacaaaagatattgTGCCAACTTTACCGACATACCTGTTTAATTCCATTTGCATTAAAGAAATGTATGTATTAGCTAAAATAGTAAGTTCTTCAATGGTCCAATTATCACATATTAAAGCATGCCTCTTTTCTTGTGCGAAAACTTTTCTCTGATCACagatattgtataatttattttgcaactCTTTCACTCTACAATGCCATTCATTTCTAGCTACGTTTAACGGCCGCCAGTCGTTTTTGAATTCGttgtatttactttgaaattctgtcactaaattttgtttttccgATGGCAGTGTTACAATTTGAATCATTTTGTCTTTCAAAAATCGTGTGTACGGTATGACATAATTCATTTGTAATCTTGTCGTGAAAAACAGTTGTTGTATACTATCAACATATGACTTTTCAAATTCCTCCCAATAACTCGCTAAAGCTACTCCCAGCGTATCTGGGATTGGCAATATTCCATAGACCCAATCCTCTTCTCCTGGTAACACCTTAATTTTGTCAACGCTATGCAAAGACTTACTCTTATTTTCTTGAGCAATCATACTTTCTAATGTCTTAATACgattttgttctacatctccAAAAGAAAGAGGTGccttaattatttctaattctGTTTCTAATGTAGTTCGACTAAGTTTAGAGTTTTTTCGTACTTTTTCTTTCGATTTACTAGTGATGATGTCAGATTTAAccatttttgaattaatacgCTTTACTTCAGAATTAGGAAATTCAATTTGGGTAACAATGTTTTCATCAAATAGCTCTTCAAATGACTTTATTGGGATGCTAAAGTCTCCaataacaaatttacaaatttgaGCTATCAAATCTCTATCTATCACctcataaaataaactgtaattaaTTCCCATGACTGCGTAGAATCTGTCTATAATATCCGAATTTTCCTGAGTAAGTTCCCAAATTACTAATTCTTCTGAAATATCACTAGTCTGCTTAAGGTTAATGTAGGCTGTAAAATAAGATTCAAAAGGTTCATCAGTCCGTCTCTTATGTGGATCTTTGACTATTTTAGAAACCCTCACTTCTTTGTAAACGTCTATTTCTTTTAATCTGTGTTTCAATATGCTTTCTTCTAAAAGCTCGTCGTCATTATCATTCAGTTCTTCAAAATCAGGTGGCCCGAAACCAACAAAAGCTTCTTCAAGTATTTGAACTTGAAGATACGTATTGGGatagttaattataacaaatccTACAATATCCTCTTGATGTTTAAGATATTCAACAATCATTGCAGCTATCAAGTAATCAGTTAAAGGTTCTCCAGCTGTTAGCGCATCGTATGCATATTGACCTAGACTTGCAGCAGGTGACATTATAATATCATCTTCTGGAAGACATTTTGGTGTTTGTGTGTGTTTCGTATTAGGTAAAGGTGAAAGAAGAGGACCAGAAGTATCGATTTCACGACTTCTCGCAAGCGCTTCATCTTCAGATTTCATAGACTTAATCAACTCTTTAGTTTCCTCTTCTTGTGTTGCGGCTAAAAAACTGTCATATGCTAATTGGATTTCAGTTCGTCCAATCATATCTATTTGATATTCCCTTAAACAGTAATTAATAACAGATTCAAGACGCACAACACTTATCTTCTGCGAATTTAACAGAGTTTCTAAGATGTTGCTCAAAGACTTGTCTGGTAAACTACGTAAGAGAACTTTCGATGTGTAATCTGGTAAGTCAGCTGGTAGTCTTTTCGAGGGATATGGATACTTCACttctaataatgtaaaaacagCATGACCTAATATATTAAGTCCTAAGCTCTCCGCTGTTCTCTCCTCAGATTCAGGGTCATAATTTGGTATTAAAACATCTAAATTCCACGGATATAAGTAATGAAGATATTCTTTAAATTCGCAATCATTCAACACTTGTTGTCTGTCACGTTCTAAATATACAACTTCTTCATAAGTAAAAGAGGACGATTCTTCGGCatctcttaattttaatatatcttcTGTCGGAGTGAGTACTTCAAAAATAGGTTGttgcttaaaaaataaacatttccatTCGTAAATGAAATGCTGGGGTACATCATCTTCCATCAGCTTTTTGAAATACCCGAATTTGACCGCATAATCAATTAAAGCTAAAAGAGTTTCATAACATATGTCGTAGTAAATTTGTCTTTTTCGCTTCATTTTTTCGGCAAACAATCTTTTGTGCAACTGATTTTGTCTCTTTTGTTCAAAATCAATCTCTACATTACCTGAATCTATTTTATCTTTGAGATTGtcgaaaaatatgtttaattgttGCTCTCTTTGTTCAGTATACTCAATTTCACCTTGTATTCTGTTCTTAACTAAATTCCGCGCCTGTTGTTTCGTTTCCATAATTTGTGTACACATTTGCTTCTCAAATTGTGACAACTTCATCACCTTTTTGGCTAATTCCATATCCGCTTTACTTTCTTCTTCATCAACGCATGCATTCCATAAGGAATTACTTAAAGCGCTTGAAATTTGTCTTTGGAATTCTTCAGAATCAGATCTTTTTCGCattttttgaaacaaattactCATATATTCATTTGCCCAATCAGAATCAACGAGAGACTTCTTTCGCTGCAAAGCTTTTTCTTCAAGTGCCATTAATTCCTCATATGTGTAATTGTGATATTTACAAGGATGTTGCCGTTcaaatttatctatatcttCATTCTTTTCTAGAATTCGATGAGAGCCCTTTTTTACAAACGGCTTCTGAAATTTAGATTCTTCTATCTTgccaattatttttgaatacttGTGATGAAGATAATCAAACGATTCTTTaatctcttttgtttttcgttTTTGCCATTCTATGAATTGCCTTTCGTCTAGTAGAGGTTTTGATAGATAATCAATAAATGGTTCGCGTTCTTCAGTAACTTTGTTAACAGTAAATCgattttctaatttttctACCAAACTTGATACCATTTTTCTCTCTcgtttaataaagttaatacgGTCGCGCTTATCTAAATGAAGAAAAAGTTGGTAAAATAAGCGTAGTAATGATGAACCTTTTCCCATCATAACATTATTCAGATCATCATCGGTTAAATTTACTTCGACTTCTTTTAACCATTCTCTCAAATAtttccaattattttttatatcagccTCTTCGTTGCTAGCTCtaattatataatgtttttcgtCGTTGATAACGTGGTAAGATCTTAAGACTGTTGCAATAACATGTCCATTCTTCATCATATTCCCAAATTCTTCTGCTTCCCATGTAACTGGTCTTTCCAAGGTTTGTGAAAGCCAATCTTTTAATATCTCAGccattttagtaaaatattgaatattctaagaataaaatataactttatgtCAAAAAAAGATATGCAATCCGCAACAAAGagcatataaataatagaaaatatatgaTTGCAACAACTGTCAtgtcattttttaatgtaaaaagaaCTATAAGGTGCGgaaatgtactttttaaaaattattgctttcgattaaaaacgtaaaaaggAATTTTATGTACTAACTTCGTTCGTATATCATAAGTCACTGTCAGTACGTATGTACTTATTATGACTTTTTTGTGATGTTTATTTTCACACGGTTCTtgcaattttgttaaaattcgCTTGATTCTATTCATCATGAAATGTAATGAATTTGAAAAGTCTGTACGTAAAAGCAAAACTTATGAATATCATTGTgtctttgttattatttcgtCATATTCAAGGATTTAATTGCGTTGTTTACAGGTTCCTCGCCATCACATGAATCTGTCTAACTTAGATAAAGCGCTGCACGATCTGGGAATGTTGAGTGCCATAACAGAAGCGCGTCGGGAGTATTTAAGGGAATCTAGATCTAATTTCAGCGTAATGCGCCTTAATACTCGGTATGTATCTAACGTAACAGTGGGCTATTGCATGAAAAGAACCGCAAACAAAAACAGACTTTGCCCATATGTTATACCCGTCAGACATAGAACTAAGAGTGAAAATTCTGATGCAATCAGCGATGTAAGCGACAGCGCGTGTGAATATAAAAGCAGTTTTCTCGACCCATCGACAAGTAGCCATAGCCCCTTTGACCCAAAGAGTCCAGCCAAGCGATGCCAATCTTTGGAGAACCTAAACTTGTCTTTGGAACCTCAGGCAAACACAGAAATATCTCCCGAAATGGATTGTGTGTCAACAAGGATTCAGAAGTTACAGGTTGATGAATGACAAaacaatgtataaaacatctttaaacCAGTGAATTGACACTGTTAATTATGTGTCCGTCAGTATTGTTGAGTGTAAACACGAAAATGGACATGATTGTAgacaaaaactttgtaaatgtTCCTAGATTCATGATACAATTAGTAAATGTCTTTCTATATTTGTGTGGGAACTTGAAATCTCAATTGattttagattattaattgtatgtcGTTTGCTCAAAATTGTCTTCAATTTGGTAATCAATATGTAACCAGTATGTTGCCTCTGTGTGTGTAAACAAAGCATGTTGTTAGTTATGTGTAATTATCATCAAAATGTAAAGTTACCTCGAATAAGTACCACCTTTGTGATTGTAGagaacaaatttattatttccctAAGTTGCAGCTAAGTATTTGCTgaattaatgtattaattaataatattagagttattatttatatttgattcaaAACACCactataacataatttattgtttaatttacgacACTTAAGTGTGTTTTAGATCTCATTTCATTGTGAAATTTAAAGAGAATATGATTGCAATTTTTGTcactatattttttgcttttgtGACTTAGAAATAGTTACTTATCTttgttaacatattttgttatttttctttgtttaataaaaatatttaaaatataaacacagctttgaaaattattactgttatttcattaattaattcatacatCTACTCATACTAGAAATACTCACgttactattaaattgtaaatgttaattttttactaatacagTCGTACCTGGAATAAGCCAAACTCCAAGGGACCGTGATacttctcgcttatagaggtatcTCTCTAACCCTTTTctctcgcttatgaaggttGTTCTAACAgaacctctataagtgagagTCATTGTCTGGTTCTAAGCAGACAATGACTCACTTATCGAGACTTCTCGTTTATGTATAGGTTCAAATTTATCTTCTATATTATCCATACTTATATGGTTATACTCAGGCAACTTGTACGGTAAAGGATGGTTATTTAACATGAAGTAACATCTTACACTAGttacaaaatctatatatcgacgctggaaagcataaacgctgtaaccctgtAAGGATTGctgtaagggttacagcgtttatgctttccagcgtcgatatataaaagaaagtcgtgtaagttatactatttataactcaagatcggtcgaactgatttagctaaaaatttatggggaggtagcttagaactaggagacgggcatagaaacttttttatcttgtgtgcattttttttattccgcgcggacggagtcgcgggtaaaagctagtcctttatagataaaatagttATCACAATCAATGCCACTAAGATTTTTACCTCTTTAAGTGAACTAGCAATAAGGAAAGACAAAGGGGCatacaatgtaatttaaattatttctaaatctaaattgttattgttttttatgaaaataaacaagagataattttttaaattatttattcgcCGTTCTTCGAGTATATTTAacacttaattataattaacaaaaaaggaaaaaaaaactgcacaTGATTTGCAATACACGAACgacattcatattattttgataggtCACAGAGCTTTCACTTTGAGTTGCTTCAGCTTTGGCGCTTTGCGTTTTTGTTGACGCTTCTGTTCCTTTAGCTCCCAGCGACGTTGTTTCTCTGGGTCGTCCTCCTggaataacattttacattagaaattgactttaaaattatatcttgtAAATAGATAACTGTATTTATGTTGTTGAACCTGGATGAGCGAGAATCCAAGGGACTGCGATattttttctcgcttatagaagtttctctctaaccgGAGTTCTCGCTCATGGAAGTGTCGGGACCGGACAGTgactctcacttatccaggttcgacttaCCTTATATGCAATATCGGTTATTAGTTTTAACCGCATTTAATATCCAAACTAGATGAATACTGTCtgtattaaaatgaaagtaaaacaaaaaaaaaaaagatgtcgGATGTCTATcatttgcaaaaatattaagttagtCTTGATAATGTTTTAAGTTGTGCTTGAAGGGGTGTGTGTATAGTCGTATATAAAGATGCATTGTTACTAACGGCAAGTATGCGTTCCTTCTCCTGCTTGCGCTTTTCTTCCCGTCTCTGCGCAGCCTGTTCCTGCCTCGCTGCGTGTGCGCCGCGCAGCCACGCCTCCGCCACCTTCTGACGACGCTTCTCGCACTTCGCTAGAGCCTACACACACAAAATATATGTGGTCTTAATGGTGGGCAGAAATGAAAGATTGCTTCTTTACTTACTAATTTAttcactatattttaaattaaaataaacacttgCCGTTCGCGTCTACGTCTTTCTCGACTCACACTCGCTCCCTTCAATCGTTCAACCAATCAATCGTTCATGCATCTCAATCTTATTCATCTAACATTCTTTTTCATTCGGAAACCACAAACCTACATATATGATATACAGCctcctaattaaaaaaataaacatttaatatttgaacaagTGATTGGATTTCAGGTGGGTGTCCTGCCATTTTCCATCCCTATGCTCTTCACCTGAGtagattttatacattttctgTCAAACCTAAACGACACGCGCTTCTACCAATCCTTGGAAAAAGCAAAACTTGACAATCAACAATTGAATGCTATCATAatcaaaatgtcaaaaaagtatGAAATTGACTAAAACTTTCTAGATGTAATATGCTAGTCAATaatcttttacattttgaCAATACCACTAACGACTAATCAAATGTTAATTTGAAGATTGCACTGTACCCCGATGACCTTGAGCtgtcaagatatttgaaaagaactataCATACCTAAGACATATTTATCTAGCTTCTAACATAGATATAGTTACCTCCTTGCTAAGTCTGAGCCGTTTTAGTTTCTCGAGCAGGTAGAAGACGAGCTGCAGCAGCGGACGCACCTCATCTCCGCCACCTCCCGGACTCAGAGCGAAGCTCGCCAGCAGCACCCGCTCCGTCTCCGGGGGCTTTGTCATCGCCGTGtccctacaaacaaacaaacaaacaaacatgtaATACTAGCCATAGCATACGCAGTAGGCCTTCCGCAAGATGGACctatgatctggtcaaggtagTCCTGGATGGAGATAACACAAGACCGATCATCGTAGTGATCTTTGGGGAAGGCCTATGACCAGCGGTGGGCGTCACGTGGTTAAAAAGAAGAAGCCTTTGCACGCCACTTCGTCTGCGcgttattatgtaataaatatagcctatgttactctgTCTTATTGTAGCTTTCTAATAGGAAAAGATTTTTTGACAtcggtccagtagtttttgagttttttcattacatacaaaaatacaaatctttcctctttataatattagtacagaaatataattaaacattttttactttgtagtgatttaaattatattccgaatttgcaatattatttagaaaaaagttatattcaGAAAACTTGACCTATTTggtttgtttttaacaaaaaactttttttttgtaataaatgacaAAATCGCTAAAGTGcagcttataaaatatataaaaatagtaaaaattcaAGTACAATATTACTGATTCGTGAATAACCTAAATCATTTGGACCTATTCACCTATAAACAAGATATATGCTCACTCTATCA contains the following coding sequences:
- the LOC106710214 gene encoding sperm flagellar protein 2; protein product: MAEILKDWLSQTLERPVTWEAEEFGNMMKNGHVIATVLRSYHVINDEKHYIIRASNEEADIKNNWKYLREWLKEVEVNLTDDDLNNVMMGKGSSLLRLFYQLFLHLDKRDRINFIKRERKMVSSLVEKLENRFTVNKVTEEREPFIDYLSKPLLDERQFIEWQKRKTKEIKESFDYLHHKYSKIIGKIEESKFQKPFVKKGSHRILEKNEDIDKFERQHPCKYHNYTYEELMALEEKALQRKKSLVDSDWANEYMSNLFQKMRKRSDSEEFQRQISSALSNSLWNACVDEEESKADMELAKKVMKLSQFEKQMCTQIMETKQQARNLVKNRIQGEIEYTEQREQQLNIFFDNLKDKIDSGNVEIDFEQKRQNQLHKRLFAEKMKRKRQIYYDICYETLLALIDYAVKFGYFKKLMEDDVPQHFIYEWKCLFFKQQPIFEVLTPTEDILKLRDAEESSSFTYEEVVYLERDRQQVLNDCEFKEYLHYLYPWNLDVLIPNYDPESEERTAESLGLNILGHAVFTLLEVKYPYPSKRLPADLPDYTSKVLLRSLPDKSLSNILETLLNSQKISVVRLESVINYCLREYQIDMIGRTEIQLAYDSFLAATQEEETKELIKSMKSEDEALARSREIDTSGPLLSPLPNTKHTQTPKCLPEDDIIMSPAASLGQYAYDALTAGEPLTDYLIAAMIVEYLKHQEDIVGFVIINYPNTYLQVQILEEAFVGFGPPDFEELNDNDDELLEESILKHRLKEIDVYKEVRVSKIVKDPHKRRTDEPFESYFTAYINLKQTSDISEELVIWELTQENSDIIDRFYAVMGINYSLFYEVIDRDLIAQICKFVIGDFSIPIKSFEELFDENIVTQIEFPNSEVKRINSKMVKSDIITSKSKEKVRKNSKLSRTTLETELEIIKAPLSFGDVEQNRIKTLESMIAQENKSKSLHSVDKIKVLPGEEDWVYGILPIPDTLGVALASYWEEFEKSYVDSIQQLFFTTRLQMNYVIPYTRFLKDKMIQIVTLPSEKQNLVTEFQSKYNEFKNDWRPLNVARNEWHCRVKELQNKLYNICDQRKVFAQEKRHALICDNWTIEELTILANTYISLMQMELNRSIMTFQILNDFYITMLRGAPPSDRLSSKDLTKIYRETESSHSSKKGGDEKLYKHLKAVFQELFIKSIEFDFDNNPFNFIIENNVKFATKIVKDLGESFRSLISKENSEKAKITPTKKREGNGSTESYNHEENLKENALKCLEEWPVGVNGEMLRFNLRILALQHKCYADMKLFSNQVLKAFIEIQNLIDTYYTNEVLAVDRLCKYFHMAIEKGRKIPESLLLEYDTLIIDNNVLQFSPSVETIVPQSKSEIKRYSYFKTNQLARLRSQFKLVAPTGIIMHKAFIYLLQDFILFGKESKEGPLFPDVWKNIDPEQVQKLVFSLFGETAYVDWREFLIYCLQLSFPTIHELLEVRKKFRCNDLDSTELISRDNFIKEEFWFDKDFVTEDKQDLLKLNLIKHFLFELYETEEDKMNYSAFLLAFCKNIDPIKGFIAALSMAVGQEICHSLDDCGDIVTYLINEKKYRDECLACALKCTEQFINKLIQRVISICEGTTVEEVMYTESVPEEKKGKKKKSNKVKKIDGNQSGRSDNSQKRGSQYKMSPSIVVSQLGMICPPCERPLEKPKEPEKEPVVKPPVEEPPIPYRDPNICLEVSQTVIWNVLKICLPWHFKILPETTESIYVQQAEEVLKSLEKDTDNKDVYVCKLVADPKFCKMLHKVKKFTAVDLLEEIITMI
- the LOC106710239 gene encoding uncharacterized protein LOC106710239 is translated as MKCNEFEKSVPRHHMNLSNLDKALHDLGMLSAITEARREYLRESRSNFSVMRLNTRYVSNVTVGYCMKRTANKNRLCPYVIPVRHRTKSENSDAISDVSDSACEYKSSFLDPSTSSHSPFDPKSPAKRCQSLENLNLSLEPQANTEISPEMDCVSTRIQKLQVDE